One Lycium barbarum isolate Lr01 chromosome 5, ASM1917538v2, whole genome shotgun sequence genomic window carries:
- the LOC132642348 gene encoding uncharacterized protein LOC132642348 — protein METPAGVYHQSVSYDWTPTFCNHCVKFGYESEKCLRQEMQTQAENEFKVPQKRRRRRRNHKQSQEWKPRSDEGNLAQPNEVEPGIVTSSESGKDVAQPGIVTSTESGKEVAQPGIVISTESGKEVAQPFSSKMVTKSTDQLAATAHHGTDRNQGKEPAMQQNVTTGNPFGVLNDLEASTSTVAGITTQFNPHDHQYLEYKGPESKD, from the coding sequence ATGGAAACTCCAGCAGGAGTGTATCACCAATCTGTCTCATATGATTGGACACCAACTTTTTGCAACCATTGTGTTAAGTTTGGTTATGAATCTGAGAAATGCTTGAGACAGGAGATGCAGACTCAAGCTGAGAATGAGTTCAAGGTACCTcaaaagagaagaaggagaaggaggaatCACAAACAGTCCCAGGAATGGAAACCAAGATCAGATGAGGGGAACCTTGCACAACCAAATGAAGTTGAACCTGGTATAGTGACCTCTTCTGAGAGTGGGAAGGATGTAGCCCAACCTGGTATAGTGACCTCTACTGAGAGTGGGAAGGAAGTAGCCCAACCTGGTATAGTGATCTCTACTGAGAGTGGGAAGGAAGTAGCCCAACCTTTTTCCTCTAAAATGGTAACAAAGAGCACAGATCAGCTAGCTGCAACTGCACACCATGGTACTGATAGAAATCAAGGAAAGGAACCTGCTATGCAACAAAATGTGACAACTGGGAACCCCTTTGGAGTTCTGAATGACTTGGAAGCTAGCACCTCAACTGTAGCTGGCATAACTACCCAGTTCAACCCCCATGATCATCAGTACTTGGAATATAAGGGGCCTGAATCAAAGGACTAG